One window of the Pedobacter ginsengisoli genome contains the following:
- a CDS encoding CoA transferase subunit A, translating to MINKVVAGADEAISDIKNGSTLMLGGFGLCGIPENCIAALVRKGVKDLTCISNNAGVDDFGIGLMLQHRQVKKMISSYVGENAEFERQLLSGELEVELIPQGTLATRCMAAGYGMPAIFTPAGVGTEVAEGKETRNFNGKDYLMEYAFDADFALVKAWKGDTTGNLIFRATSRNFNPVMAMAGKITIAEVEELVEPGVFDPDHIHTPGVYVHRIFQGASYEKRIEQRTVRPRN from the coding sequence ATGATAAACAAAGTCGTAGCTGGGGCCGACGAAGCCATCAGTGACATAAAAAATGGTAGTACTTTAATGCTTGGAGGCTTTGGCTTGTGTGGGATACCTGAAAATTGTATTGCTGCCCTGGTAAGAAAAGGGGTTAAAGATTTAACCTGCATATCAAACAACGCAGGAGTTGATGATTTTGGCATTGGCCTGATGTTGCAGCATCGCCAGGTTAAAAAGATGATCTCATCCTATGTAGGTGAAAATGCTGAATTTGAACGTCAGCTATTAAGCGGTGAATTGGAGGTGGAGCTGATCCCTCAGGGTACTTTAGCCACCAGATGTATGGCTGCAGGTTATGGGATGCCCGCTATTTTTACCCCGGCAGGTGTAGGTACTGAGGTTGCAGAGGGTAAAGAAACCAGAAATTTTAATGGCAAAGATTACCTGATGGAATATGCTTTTGACGCTGATTTTGCCTTGGTAAAGGCCTGGAAAGGTGATACTACGGGTAATTTGATCTTTAGAGCTACAAGCCGAAATTTTAATCCTGTTATGGCTATGGCCGGAAAAATTACCATAGCCGAGGTAGAAGAACTTGTGGAGCCTGGAGTATTTGATCCGGATCATATTCATACACCGGGTGTTTATGTACACCGTATTTTTCAGGGTGCCAGCTATGAAAAAAGGATAGAACAACGCACAGTCAGACCAAGAAATTAA
- a CDS encoding endonuclease MutS2, whose amino-acid sequence MLYPENCLERLGFNEVKQLIYAHCLSTMGQQMVGKMQVMTKFDQINKFLRQTNEFKSILENQEPLQISTFFDIKSLADKIRVEGTYLIEDELHQMYASLQTVFSVLRFFDERKEIYPNLEALFEHLPVEKNILKRIESVLDPKGKIKPNASAELQNIIGEIAKAEQDVRKRMDAIYKQAISNNWVADGSLTIRDGRMCIPVLAENKRKLKGFIHDESASGQTVYIEPEEVFSLNNKLRDLEFDKRREIIKILIALTNDLRPYTPLLLSYHGFLTKLDFVRAKALFAIDVEADMPVLIKEAKTKLINARHPLLYLSFKEDKKSVVPLNFHMNENMRIVLVSGPNAGGKSVCMKTVGLLQLMVQSGLLIPVHESSEVGIFDNIFADIGDDQSIESDLSTYSAHLTKMKYFVAHATPKSLVLIDEFGTGTDPQFGGPMAEAVLEVLNNKKVRGVITTHYSNLKLFAGNTPGLENASMLFDNDKMKPMYVLEIGKPGSSYAFEIAQNIGLQKEVLELARAKTGTNQNRIDSLLVDLEREKKQIYDTKINLSNQQNKVKNLVAENEKLKLFLDENKKVLIKEAKLEAQAIIKNANKLVENTIAEIKESKADKVVTKELRQNLQKVLVQNHVKEEKKPEPPILVNTPIEVGDWVQLHNSETMGQVLEINRDNLVVALGDLRSVLKKNRVQKISNKQAKKAVQNNSFTGSISEAISSFTAELDLRGMRGENALHELEKYLDKSIMLGFPFIKIIHGKGDGILRKLIREYLKKYSQVNRVEDEHADRGGDGITYVYFN is encoded by the coding sequence ATGTTATATCCGGAGAATTGTTTAGAGCGTTTGGGGTTTAATGAGGTAAAACAACTTATTTACGCACACTGCCTGAGCACTATGGGGCAGCAGATGGTAGGCAAAATGCAGGTGATGACCAAGTTTGATCAGATCAATAAGTTTTTGAGGCAAACAAATGAGTTTAAGAGTATTCTTGAAAACCAGGAACCACTGCAAATTAGTACATTTTTCGACATAAAATCTTTGGCCGATAAGATCAGGGTTGAAGGTACCTACCTTATTGAAGATGAGTTACATCAAATGTATGCCTCATTGCAAACTGTATTTTCGGTGCTAAGGTTTTTTGATGAAAGAAAGGAAATTTATCCCAATCTGGAAGCATTGTTTGAACATCTTCCTGTCGAGAAGAATATCCTTAAGCGTATAGAATCTGTATTAGATCCAAAAGGTAAAATAAAACCAAATGCCTCTGCGGAACTTCAAAATATAATTGGAGAAATAGCAAAGGCAGAACAGGATGTAAGAAAAAGAATGGATGCTATTTACAAGCAGGCAATTAGTAATAATTGGGTTGCTGATGGTAGTTTAACCATACGCGATGGCAGAATGTGTATTCCGGTGCTTGCCGAAAATAAAAGAAAACTTAAGGGGTTTATACATGATGAGTCGGCAAGCGGACAAACTGTATACATAGAGCCCGAGGAGGTTTTTTCATTAAATAATAAGCTTAGAGATTTAGAATTTGATAAACGCAGAGAGATTATAAAAATTTTGATTGCGCTTACAAATGATCTGCGACCATATACACCACTTTTACTGTCGTACCATGGTTTTCTTACCAAGTTAGATTTTGTGCGCGCTAAGGCGCTGTTTGCTATTGATGTTGAGGCTGACATGCCCGTATTAATAAAGGAAGCAAAAACTAAATTGATTAATGCACGCCATCCACTACTATACCTTTCATTTAAAGAAGATAAGAAATCTGTAGTTCCGCTGAATTTTCATATGAATGAGAACATGCGGATTGTGCTGGTTTCAGGGCCCAATGCAGGGGGTAAATCAGTTTGTATGAAAACTGTTGGTTTGTTGCAGCTAATGGTACAATCAGGCTTATTGATTCCCGTACACGAATCAAGTGAGGTTGGGATTTTTGATAACATTTTTGCCGACATCGGCGATGATCAGTCTATTGAAAGTGATTTAAGTACCTACAGTGCTCACCTTACTAAAATGAAGTACTTTGTTGCACATGCAACTCCCAAATCGCTTGTTTTAATTGATGAGTTTGGAACAGGTACCGATCCGCAATTTGGAGGACCTATGGCCGAAGCTGTATTGGAAGTGCTGAATAATAAAAAAGTAAGGGGAGTAATTACCACTCACTACTCTAACCTGAAACTTTTTGCGGGTAATACGCCGGGACTGGAAAATGCCTCTATGTTGTTTGATAACGACAAGATGAAACCCATGTATGTGCTTGAAATTGGCAAGCCCGGAAGTTCTTATGCTTTTGAAATTGCCCAGAACATTGGTTTGCAAAAGGAAGTGCTGGAACTTGCAAGGGCTAAAACCGGAACTAACCAAAACAGGATAGATAGTTTACTGGTTGATCTGGAACGTGAAAAGAAACAAATCTACGATACAAAAATAAACCTCTCCAATCAGCAAAATAAAGTTAAGAACCTTGTTGCAGAAAATGAGAAGCTGAAGTTGTTTTTAGATGAGAATAAAAAAGTACTGATTAAAGAAGCAAAACTTGAAGCCCAGGCGATTATTAAAAATGCCAATAAATTGGTTGAGAATACCATAGCTGAAATTAAAGAAAGTAAGGCTGATAAGGTAGTAACTAAAGAACTGAGGCAAAATCTGCAAAAAGTATTGGTTCAGAATCATGTGAAGGAAGAGAAAAAGCCCGAGCCACCGATACTTGTTAACACCCCAATTGAAGTTGGCGATTGGGTACAGCTACACAATAGTGAAACTATGGGGCAGGTTCTTGAAATAAATCGTGATAATCTGGTTGTTGCCCTGGGTGATCTTCGTTCAGTACTAAAGAAAAATCGCGTTCAGAAAATTAGCAACAAACAAGCTAAAAAGGCAGTTCAGAACAATTCATTTACAGGTAGTATTTCAGAAGCAATATCAAGCTTTACAGCTGAACTGGATCTGCGTGGCATGCGTGGCGAAAATGCTTTACATGAATTAGAAAAATATCTTGACAAATCTATCATGCTTGGCTTCCCGTTTATTAAGATTATCCATGGTAAGGGCGATGGTATTTTAAGGAAACTGATTCGTGAATATTTGAAGAAATATAGTCAGGTAAACAGGGTAGAAGATGAGCATGCCGACAGAGGTGGCGATGGCATCACTTATGTTTATTTCAATTAG
- a CDS encoding PQQ-dependent sugar dehydrogenase, whose amino-acid sequence MKLLVVTLLALFMSVSSCKKNKSGDTQNPGDVAIKTKVLSTGLSHVWEIVYGPDKQLWITERSGKISRVNPETGVVAALHTITEVVSKGEGGLLGMALNPDFGANPWVYVVYDYGSNYKGKVVRFTYSNGTLNSPLVILDQIPAASIHNGSRLLITADNKLLITTGDASEADNAQNMNSLSGKILRVNLDGTIPADNPVAGSRVWSLGHRNPQGLVLANGKLYESEHGPNNDDEVNIIQKGRNYGWPEVEGYCNKDSEKAFCTTHNVVEPIQAWTPTIATSGLTYYNADLISEWKNSLLLVSLKASKLTQLKLDAAGDKVETSKDYLINEFGRLRAICVSPDGKVYVGSSNGSDDKIIEIAK is encoded by the coding sequence ATGAAGCTATTAGTTGTAACTTTACTAGCCCTCTTTATGAGTGTGTCTTCGTGTAAGAAAAACAAATCCGGAGACACGCAGAACCCTGGTGATGTAGCTATAAAAACCAAAGTTTTGTCAACCGGATTATCGCATGTGTGGGAGATCGTTTATGGACCGGATAAACAATTGTGGATTACCGAACGTTCTGGTAAAATTAGCAGAGTAAACCCTGAAACAGGTGTTGTTGCCGCACTTCATACCATTACTGAAGTGGTATCAAAAGGAGAGGGCGGTTTGTTGGGAATGGCCTTAAATCCGGATTTTGGAGCAAATCCTTGGGTGTATGTTGTGTACGATTATGGTTCAAATTACAAGGGTAAAGTAGTTCGGTTTACTTATTCAAATGGCACCTTAAATTCGCCTTTGGTTATTCTTGATCAAATTCCGGCTGCATCTATCCACAATGGTTCGAGATTGCTGATTACTGCAGATAATAAACTTTTGATTACCACAGGTGATGCAAGTGAGGCTGATAATGCACAGAACATGAATTCTTTGTCGGGCAAAATACTTAGGGTAAATCTAGATGGAACTATTCCTGCCGATAATCCGGTTGCCGGTAGCAGGGTATGGAGTTTAGGACATAGAAACCCGCAGGGTTTGGTTTTGGCCAATGGAAAATTGTATGAATCTGAACATGGTCCTAATAACGACGATGAGGTAAACATTATTCAGAAAGGACGAAATTATGGCTGGCCAGAGGTTGAGGGGTACTGTAATAAGGATTCTGAAAAAGCATTTTGTACTACTCACAATGTAGTAGAGCCTATTCAGGCGTGGACTCCTACAATAGCCACCAGCGGCTTAACTTACTACAATGCTGATCTTATTTCTGAATGGAAAAATTCTTTATTACTGGTTAGTTTAAAAGCTTCTAAACTAACGCAGCTAAAACTTGATGCTGCGGGCGATAAGGTAGAAACCAGTAAAGATTATCTGATAAATGAGTTTGGAAGATTAAGGGCGATATGTGTAAGCCCTGATGGGAAAGTGTATGTTGGAAGCAGCAATGGCAGTGATGATAAAATTATAGAAATAGCGAAATAG